A DNA window from Lepidochelys kempii isolate rLepKem1 chromosome 9, rLepKem1.hap2, whole genome shotgun sequence contains the following coding sequences:
- the DIPK2A gene encoding divergent protein kinase domain 2A isoform X2 produces MVAVNYVGEELWSYFNAPWEKRVDLAWQLMEIAEQLTNNDFEFALYLLDVSFDNFAVGPRDGKVIIVDAENVLVADKRLIKQNKPENWDVWYESKFDDCDKEACLSFSKEILCARATVDHNYYAICQNLLSRHATWRGTSGGLLHDPPAEIAKDGRLEALLDECANPKKRYGRFQAAKELREYLAQLSNNVR; encoded by the exons ATGGTGGCTGTCAACTATGTTGGAGAAGAATTGTGGAGTTACTTCAATGCACCATGGGAAAAACGAGTGGACTTGGCCTGGCAATTAATGGAAATAGCAGAACAACTGACAAACAATGACTTTGAATTTGCACTCTACCTCCTTGATGTCAGCTTTGACAACTTTGCAGTTGGTCCTAGAGATGGAAAGGTTATCATTGTAGATGCAGAAAATGTTCTGGTGGCAGACAAAAGGTTAATCAAACAGA ATAAACCTGAAAATTGGGATGTATGGTATGAGAGCAAGTTTGATGACTGTGATAAAGAAGCTTGCTTGTCCTTCTCGAAAGAGATTCTTTGTGCTCGTGCCACTGTGGACCACAATTACTACGCTATTTGTCAGAACCTTTTATCAAGACATGCCACCTGGCGTGGCACTTCCGGAGGACTACTTCATGACCCTCCAGCTGAAATTGCCAAAGATGGCCGACTTGAGGCCTTGCTGGATGAGTGTGCCAACCCAAAGAAACGATATGGTAGATTCCAAGCTGCAAAAGAACTACGTGAATACCTTGCACAATTAAGTAATAATGTGAGGTAG